The Treponema sp. J25 genome has a window encoding:
- the thrA gene encoding bifunctional aspartate kinase/homoserine dehydrogenase I, which produces MIVCKFGGTSVGSVEAIRQLVSILQDPDHKGRVRVVVVSAFSKVTDTLIAIARKAEQGNGTFKDDVSQLFERHREVIYRLLPAETQGPTEGVVRSLIEDLERILEGVARLGELSNRTLDMVMSFGERLSASIIAPICTAAGMPADYLDARLVIRTDDRFGNARFIPEETYPAIRSLLQNRPHLQIATGFIGATLDGKTTTLGRGGSDLSAAIFGAAIGAEEIEIWTDVDGILTSDPRLVPTAFRMDSISYEEALELSHFGAKVLHPPTVLPAMEKGIPIRIRNTFNPSCPGTLIAREVPPSPYPVRGISSLREVALIRLEGTGMVGVAGFSARLFSALARRHINVILITQASSEYSICCAVLPKDAPEAAAAIKEEFESEIARSAIEPPVIERDLSIIAVVGSRMKSTPGIAGKVFHALGRNGVNVVAIAQGSSELNISAVISRQDEAKALNAIHDAFFLAGLRSVNLFLVGTGLIGGTLLDQLAQQQEILADRYKIRINLIGVANSKHMLFDAAGIEPARAREALLSQGEPMDLDGFISRMRAFNLPNSCFCDCTAADTVPSRYLDILKSSIPIVTPNKRANSGLLSYYTALTEYSRERGIPYLYETTVCAGLPVISTLHDLFLSGDRIRRIEAVVSGTLSYIFNNFDGSKPFSGLVWEAKQKGYTEPDPRDDLNAMDAARKVLILARECGMPLEFEAIRVEPILPPSCFTAPTVEAFFEELKNHDQSFEERRRRAAQQGKVLRYVAVIEEGKAELRLREEGEGSPFRSLVDADNMVVITTDRYSVLPMVIKGPGAGAQVTAAGVFADIVRIARTLV; this is translated from the coding sequence ATGATAGTGTGTAAATTTGGTGGAACCTCCGTTGGTTCGGTAGAGGCGATTCGTCAACTGGTGTCTATTTTGCAGGATCCCGACCATAAGGGCCGGGTTCGGGTGGTGGTGGTTTCGGCCTTTTCAAAGGTGACCGATACACTGATTGCTATTGCCCGTAAGGCTGAACAGGGGAATGGAACCTTTAAGGATGATGTGTCCCAGTTGTTCGAACGGCACCGGGAGGTTATCTATCGCTTATTGCCCGCAGAAACGCAGGGACCCACTGAAGGGGTCGTTCGCTCTTTAATTGAGGACCTTGAACGAATCCTTGAAGGGGTAGCCCGATTGGGGGAACTTTCGAACCGAACCCTGGATATGGTGATGAGCTTTGGGGAGCGGCTCAGTGCTTCTATTATTGCTCCCATTTGTACCGCCGCGGGAATGCCCGCGGATTATCTGGACGCCCGCCTTGTGATTCGTACCGATGACCGTTTTGGCAATGCCCGTTTTATTCCCGAGGAAACCTATCCGGCGATTCGGTCCCTCTTGCAGAACCGGCCCCATCTGCAAATCGCCACGGGTTTTATTGGGGCAACTCTGGATGGGAAGACCACTACCCTGGGACGAGGGGGATCGGATCTCTCGGCGGCTATTTTTGGGGCCGCCATTGGGGCCGAGGAAATAGAAATATGGACCGATGTGGATGGGATCCTTACCTCCGATCCCCGGTTGGTGCCCACGGCCTTCCGGATGGACTCCATCTCCTATGAGGAAGCCCTGGAACTTTCCCATTTTGGGGCCAAGGTTCTGCATCCCCCTACGGTACTGCCGGCCATGGAAAAGGGGATTCCGATTCGGATCCGGAACACCTTTAACCCTTCCTGTCCCGGAACCCTTATTGCCCGGGAGGTTCCCCCGAGCCCCTATCCGGTGCGGGGAATCAGTTCCTTGCGGGAGGTAGCCCTTATTCGGCTCGAAGGTACCGGTATGGTAGGGGTGGCGGGCTTTTCTGCCCGGCTCTTTAGCGCCCTTGCCCGGCGCCATATCAACGTGATTCTTATTACCCAGGCATCCAGTGAGTACTCCATTTGTTGTGCGGTGCTCCCTAAGGATGCCCCCGAAGCGGCGGCGGCCATTAAAGAAGAATTTGAAAGCGAGATTGCCCGCTCTGCCATTGAGCCTCCGGTCATCGAGCGGGACCTTTCTATCATAGCGGTGGTGGGGAGCCGCATGAAGAGCACCCCCGGCATTGCCGGAAAGGTCTTCCACGCCCTGGGACGCAACGGTGTAAACGTGGTGGCCATCGCCCAGGGATCGTCGGAGCTCAATATTTCGGCGGTTATTAGCCGGCAGGACGAAGCCAAGGCCCTTAACGCTATTCACGATGCCTTCTTCCTGGCGGGCCTTCGATCGGTAAACCTTTTCCTGGTGGGAACCGGTCTTATCGGGGGGACCCTCTTAGACCAACTGGCCCAGCAACAGGAAATTCTTGCGGATCGCTACAAGATCCGGATCAACCTGATTGGGGTGGCAAACTCGAAACACATGCTCTTTGATGCGGCGGGGATCGAACCCGCCCGTGCCCGGGAGGCACTCCTTTCTCAAGGGGAGCCGATGGACCTGGATGGGTTTATAAGTCGCATGCGGGCCTTTAATCTCCCCAATTCATGTTTCTGTGATTGTACCGCCGCTGATACGGTACCTTCCCGGTATCTGGATATCCTTAAATCCTCTATACCCATTGTGACGCCCAACAAACGGGCCAATTCTGGGCTCCTTTCCTATTATACGGCCCTTACCGAATACTCCCGGGAACGGGGTATCCCCTATCTGTACGAGACCACCGTCTGCGCGGGGCTCCCCGTTATTTCTACCCTTCACGACCTTTTCCTTTCGGGGGACCGCATTCGGCGCATCGAAGCGGTGGTGTCCGGGACCCTGAGTTATATTTTTAACAACTTTGATGGGTCAAAGCCCTTCTCTGGCCTTGTGTGGGAGGCAAAGCAGAAGGGGTATACCGAGCCGGATCCCCGGGATGACCTTAACGCCATGGATGCGGCCCGGAAGGTGCTCATCCTGGCCCGGGAATGTGGCATGCCCCTGGAGTTCGAGGCAATCCGGGTGGAACCGATTCTTCCGCCCTCATGTTTTACCGCCCCCACGGTAGAAGCCTTTTTTGAGGAACTCAAAAACCATGATCAGAGCTTTGAAGAACGGCGGCGCCGGGCGGCTCAGCAAGGAAAAGTACTTCGCTATGTGGCGGTTATCGAAGAGGGGAAGGCGGAGCTTCGGCTTCGGGAAGAAGGGGAGGGAAGCCCCTTCCGGTCCCTGGTGGATGCGGACAACATGGTGGTAATCACCACCGACCGGTATTCGGTGCTTCCGATGGTGATTAAGGGCCCCGGGGCCGGCGCCCAGGTGACGGCGGCGGGGGTCTTTGCGGACATCGTCCGGATTGCCCGAACCCTGGTATAG
- a CDS encoding metalloregulator ArsR/SmtB family transcription factor: MNPEQVCPEKLIQELSRKLKVCGHPVRLKLLCLIYHQGEPCVTNLWTCLGESQPVISQHLAVLKEQGIVDSTVQGNKRIYTIKDDFIRAIVERIVEVREEKSVEASV, from the coding sequence ATGAATCCCGAACAAGTGTGTCCTGAAAAGCTCATTCAAGAACTTTCCCGTAAACTAAAGGTATGCGGCCATCCGGTGCGGCTTAAACTGTTGTGCCTTATTTACCATCAGGGGGAACCCTGTGTCACTAACCTATGGACCTGTCTTGGGGAAAGCCAGCCGGTTATTAGCCAGCACCTGGCGGTTTTAAAAGAGCAGGGAATCGTAGATTCTACGGTTCAAGGGAACAAGCGAATTTACACGATAAAAGACGATTTCATCCGTGCTATCGTAGAACGGATTGTAGAGGTTCGAGAGGAAAAATCCGTCGAAGCCTCGGTATAA
- a CDS encoding cysteine desulfurase family protein gives MNETISRRIYFDWAATAIPIQFDGPGAYPWGNPSSLHEEGKKAREALEGARKTCARILGVPEHTLFFTSGGTESNALVIHSLLLRPGKPGILYGATEHPSVRENAEILRRLEHPVGTIPVASDGRVVAEALFASLEKFPRTRLVCLMGVNNETGAIHDIPRLVKELRAYQAQRGGPPLHIHCDLVQTLGKIPFSLQEADIDSAAMSAHKLGGPRGIGLLYCRKKIEGLLRGGEQEGGLRPGTENVWGALALAHCLEQRISPAVVGQEYQAAVHRMALLIQELSRIPGTTLIPADRAPEDPRFSPYILQVAFPNLPGEVMVRALNDRGFAVSTGSACSASHQDRPILKAMGVPEELARRGIRISQGWTTTEEDIRALVAAIATIVQKG, from the coding sequence ATGAATGAAACCATTTCCCGTCGTATATATTTTGATTGGGCCGCCACAGCCATACCGATTCAGTTTGATGGGCCAGGAGCATATCCCTGGGGAAACCCTTCTTCTTTACACGAGGAGGGCAAGAAGGCCAGGGAAGCCCTCGAAGGGGCCCGCAAAACCTGTGCCCGTATCCTGGGCGTTCCCGAGCATACCCTCTTTTTTACCTCCGGCGGCACCGAATCAAACGCCCTGGTAATTCATTCCCTGCTGCTCCGGCCGGGGAAACCGGGGATTCTCTACGGAGCCACAGAGCACCCCTCGGTGCGGGAAAACGCGGAAATCCTCCGGCGGCTAGAGCATCCGGTGGGAACCATCCCCGTCGCATCGGATGGACGGGTTGTCGCCGAGGCTCTTTTTGCAAGCCTGGAAAAGTTTCCCCGCACCCGCCTGGTGTGCCTCATGGGGGTAAATAACGAAACCGGCGCCATCCATGATATTCCCCGCCTGGTGAAGGAACTGCGGGCCTACCAGGCCCAGCGGGGGGGGCCGCCGCTCCACATCCACTGCGACCTGGTACAAACCCTGGGGAAGATCCCCTTTTCACTGCAGGAAGCGGACATCGATTCAGCGGCCATGAGCGCCCATAAACTTGGCGGCCCCCGGGGCATCGGTCTTTTGTATTGCCGAAAAAAGATCGAAGGCCTGCTGCGGGGGGGAGAGCAGGAAGGGGGACTACGACCGGGGACCGAAAATGTGTGGGGAGCCCTGGCCCTGGCCCACTGTCTTGAACAAAGGATTTCCCCCGCTGTGGTAGGCCAGGAATACCAGGCGGCGGTCCACCGGATGGCCCTGCTCATACAAGAACTGAGCCGTATTCCAGGAACCACCCTGATTCCCGCCGATCGAGCCCCTGAGGATCCCCGTTTTTCTCCCTACATTTTGCAGGTGGCCTTTCCCAACCTGCCAGGGGAGGTCATGGTGCGCGCCCTGAATGACCGGGGTTTTGCGGTTTCCACCGGTTCAGCCTGTTCTGCATCCCACCAGGACCGGCCCATCCTTAAGGCCATGGGTGTCCCGGAGGAGCTTGCCCGGCGGGGCATCAGAATTTCCCAGGGATGGACCACCACCGAAGAGGACATCCGGGCCCTCGTGGCGGCCATTGCCACTATCGTTCAGAAAGGATAA
- the thiI gene encoding tRNA uracil 4-sulfurtransferase ThiI → MGLYLIKPGELTLKGNNRKEFEGILKRNMVTMLRGTGASLNLTEGRYFVRCSEEQEKAVEGVLNRIIGIAGWARARFCEKNMEALIATAVEEARDLASQGYRTYKLEARRSDKSFPLDSYGIVCAVGEEIRKALPELTVQVQNPPIVIHIEVRERVYVYSLTHQGRRGLPVGSAGRGLLLLSGGIDSPVAGYLMACRGMKLDSIYFHAYPYTSEEAQRKVARLAEILGSYTLGMRLFTIPFTAVQLRIKERAPDAWTTVLLRMAMMEAADRLASTIDARALVTGESLSQVASQTIENIRCTESTTVLPVLRPLIGLDKEETIRLAREIGTYDVSILPYEDCCVLFSPVHPIIHAPYDEARDLYAACELQGLIEEAVRNKKVEKLGYPS, encoded by the coding sequence ATGGGTCTGTATCTTATCAAACCAGGGGAACTCACCCTGAAAGGCAACAATAGAAAAGAATTTGAAGGGATCCTCAAGCGAAACATGGTAACCATGCTTCGGGGAACCGGCGCTTCACTCAACCTTACGGAAGGTCGCTACTTTGTGCGCTGTTCGGAAGAACAAGAAAAGGCGGTAGAAGGGGTACTGAACCGCATCATTGGCATCGCGGGATGGGCCCGGGCCAGGTTCTGCGAAAAAAACATGGAAGCCCTCATTGCCACGGCCGTCGAAGAAGCCCGCGACCTTGCATCCCAGGGCTACCGGACCTACAAACTCGAAGCCCGCCGTTCCGACAAGAGTTTTCCCCTCGATTCCTATGGCATTGTCTGTGCCGTGGGGGAAGAAATCAGGAAGGCTCTCCCTGAACTTACTGTCCAGGTACAGAACCCCCCGATAGTTATCCATATTGAAGTGCGGGAGCGGGTCTACGTATACAGCCTTACCCATCAGGGAAGGCGGGGCCTCCCGGTGGGTTCGGCGGGGCGGGGATTGCTCCTCCTTTCCGGGGGCATCGATTCGCCGGTGGCAGGCTACCTCATGGCATGCCGGGGAATGAAACTGGATAGCATCTATTTTCATGCCTATCCCTATACCTCAGAAGAGGCCCAGCGAAAGGTGGCTCGGCTGGCAGAAATTCTCGGAAGCTATACCCTGGGGATGCGGCTTTTCACGATACCCTTCACGGCGGTACAGTTGCGCATAAAAGAACGGGCCCCCGATGCGTGGACCACGGTACTGCTCCGGATGGCCATGATGGAGGCCGCCGATCGGCTCGCCAGTACCATCGATGCCCGGGCCCTCGTCACGGGTGAAAGCCTGAGCCAGGTGGCAAGTCAGACCATCGAAAACATCCGCTGCACCGAAAGTACCACGGTCCTTCCGGTGTTACGCCCCCTCATTGGTCTCGATAAGGAAGAAACGATCCGCTTAGCCCGCGAAATCGGGACCTACGACGTTTCTATTCTGCCCTATGAAGATTGCTGTGTGCTTTTTAGCCCTGTGCATCCTATCATCCATGCCCCCTACGACGAGGCCCGGGACCTGTACGCCGCCTGTGAACTGCAGGGGCTTATCGAAGAAGCGGTAAGAAACAAAAAAGTAGAAAAACTAGGCTATCCATCCTAG